One Granulicella sp. 5B5 DNA window includes the following coding sequences:
- a CDS encoding TonB-dependent receptor yields MRKLALQALVLSLLLTAAAYAAIFGQIHGVVHDPQHRPIAGATVELHAANSAFTQSTNTAADGSFTFSSIPLGDYSITVGAKGFGREKEALTLASDTSPILHLELPIAAAQETVTVSAAASNINTVTPTTLVDRTDIAETPGADRSNSMAMITDYTPGAYMTHDMLHMRGGHQVSWLIDGVEIPNTNIASNLAAQISPRDIDYLEVQRGSYSADTGDRTYGVFNVVPRTGFERDREAELVLTAGNFAQTDDQLNFGDHTEKLAYYASLSGNRSDYGLAPPIGQVDHDATNGAGGFASLIYNRTPHDQFRLVSQLRHDFFQIPYDPDPNDFENQQYDSSGLRDSQNELDGLTAFSWLHTFNASTVFQVSPFLHYNRADYNPNPNDQPTATTDNRSSTYAGAQITLNTVFKRNDIEAGIYSFGQHDNYFFGVTFNDGSGTAPIAEPDSANGGVVEEFITDNYKATDWLTIIAGLRQSHFQGAFSENYTDPRVGLAIRIPRLNWVFRGFYGRFYQPPPLVTAAGPVLAFANANNTALVPLHGERDEEHQFGVQIPYKGWLLDADTFKTRINNFLDHSNIGDSSIYFPVTVDGALVRAWELTLRSPRLWHFGQAHLAYSNQIAEQRGNITGGLICTPIGDPACDAGFDYTPVDHDQRNTLNVGFNASLPWHAYASTNVYYGSGFVNGDPDPTTPYPNGYLPQHTTFDLSVGKNFGERFSVSLTDANAANRRVLLDNSLTFGGFHFNDPRQYYGEVRYRFKY; encoded by the coding sequence ATGCGCAAACTTGCACTACAAGCTCTCGTTTTAAGTCTGCTGCTAACCGCAGCAGCCTACGCGGCCATCTTTGGCCAGATTCATGGCGTCGTTCATGACCCCCAGCACCGTCCCATCGCCGGCGCAACTGTCGAGCTCCACGCCGCCAACTCCGCCTTTACCCAAAGCACAAACACCGCGGCCGACGGCTCCTTCACCTTCTCCAGCATTCCGCTCGGCGACTACTCCATCACCGTCGGCGCCAAAGGTTTCGGACGCGAAAAAGAAGCTCTCACCCTCGCCTCTGACACCTCCCCCATCCTGCATCTCGAGCTTCCCATCGCCGCCGCGCAGGAGACCGTCACCGTCAGCGCCGCCGCCTCCAACATCAACACCGTAACCCCCACCACCCTCGTCGATCGAACCGACATCGCCGAGACCCCCGGCGCCGACCGCAGCAACTCCATGGCCATGATCACCGACTACACACCCGGCGCCTACATGACCCACGACATGCTCCATATGCGCGGAGGCCATCAAGTCAGTTGGCTCATCGACGGCGTCGAAATCCCCAACACCAACATCGCCTCCAACCTCGCCGCGCAGATCTCACCGCGCGACATCGACTACCTCGAAGTCCAACGCGGCAGCTACTCCGCGGACACCGGCGACCGCACCTACGGCGTCTTCAACGTCGTCCCCCGCACCGGCTTCGAGCGCGACCGCGAAGCCGAGCTCGTCCTCACCGCCGGCAACTTCGCCCAGACTGACGACCAGCTCAACTTCGGCGACCACACCGAAAAGCTGGCCTATTACGCCTCCCTCAGCGGCAACCGCAGTGACTACGGCCTCGCGCCGCCCATCGGCCAGGTCGACCACGATGCCACCAACGGCGCCGGCGGCTTCGCCTCCCTCATCTACAACCGCACTCCGCATGACCAGTTCCGCCTCGTCTCGCAGCTGCGTCACGACTTCTTCCAGATCCCCTACGACCCTGACCCCAACGACTTCGAAAACCAACAATACGATTCCAGCGGCCTCCGCGACTCACAGAACGAACTCGACGGCCTCACCGCCTTCTCCTGGCTGCACACCTTCAATGCCTCCACCGTCTTCCAGGTCTCTCCGTTCCTCCATTACAACCGCGCCGACTACAACCCCAATCCCAACGATCAGCCCACAGCCACCACCGACAACCGCTCCTCCACCTACGCCGGTGCTCAGATCACCCTCAACACCGTCTTCAAACGCAACGACATCGAAGCCGGTATCTACTCCTTCGGCCAACACGACAACTACTTCTTCGGCGTCACCTTCAACGACGGCAGCGGAACCGCTCCCATCGCTGAGCCTGACTCCGCCAACGGCGGTGTCGTCGAAGAGTTCATCACCGACAACTACAAAGCCACTGACTGGCTGACCATCATTGCCGGCCTCCGCCAGAGCCACTTCCAGGGAGCCTTCAGCGAAAACTACACCGATCCTCGCGTCGGTCTCGCCATCCGCATCCCCAGGCTGAACTGGGTCTTCCGCGGCTTCTACGGCCGCTTCTATCAACCGCCGCCGCTGGTCACTGCCGCGGGGCCGGTCCTCGCCTTCGCCAACGCCAACAACACGGCCCTCGTCCCACTGCACGGCGAACGCGACGAGGAGCACCAGTTCGGCGTGCAAATCCCATACAAGGGCTGGCTCCTCGACGCCGACACCTTTAAAACCCGCATCAACAACTTCCTCGACCACTCCAACATCGGTGACTCCAGCATCTACTTCCCCGTCACCGTCGACGGCGCCCTCGTCCGTGCGTGGGAGCTGACCCTGCGCTCGCCACGCCTCTGGCACTTTGGGCAGGCCCACCTCGCCTACTCCAACCAGATTGCCGAACAGCGCGGCAACATCACCGGCGGCCTCATCTGCACCCCCATCGGTGACCCCGCCTGTGACGCCGGCTTCGACTACACCCCTGTCGACCACGACCAGCGCAACACCCTCAACGTAGGCTTTAATGCCTCACTCCCCTGGCATGCCTACGCCTCCACCAACGTCTACTATGGCTCCGGCTTCGTCAACGGTGACCCTGACCCCACAACCCCCTATCCCAACGGCTACCTGCCCCAACACACCACCTTTGACCTCTCAGTTGGCAAAAACTTCGGGGAACGCTTCTCGGTCTCCCTTACCGACGCAAATGCCGCTAACCGCCGCGTCCTTCTGGACAACAGCCTCACCTTCGGTGGTTTCCACTTCAACGATCCCCGCCAGTACTACGGAGAGGTGCGCTACAGGTTCAAATACTGA